Proteins encoded together in one Pseudoalteromonas xiamenensis window:
- a CDS encoding sensor domain-containing protein produces the protein MEKLQKLSQLSAQMAVSSSLECMLVQASDLLRVHYNVDGISLWDFKSLERHFLCTFYTGSQPSNLGKSIPESKIPASLLDPGRFALFTTKHHMNAEETAFLEQYRRHEGTVADYLLTPIAPGEAIEGFLSIRTTCLIRDWNEDDLDTLLVVISQIKERFLRDKYDRLLKDLQREKSLLDEIQDIAKVGGWEYDLTTQNMYWSKETYRIYGYPIGEKIDAQVGIQHYEGEDKAQIIYDFEQLLQSQTPYERELRFKDVEGKLKWVRTTGRVRFKHGKPTHAYGAFEDITHEKMLINKEHDAHEYLATIINNLNDVIVTVSEKGIILTVNARVEEVFGYTSAELIGQNISCLMPSPYGDVHHQYIENYLKTGNAKILGVGRELPAMKKSQAIFPIELSLTEVLQDNERLFIGIIKDITERKNAEDKIYKLAYFNPLTNLPNAFSFEDHVTRHIEKVRLVNGKLLLVKLDIDNFGKINLSHGRKAGDYAISMLADRIRTTADANFELFHYRGDIFYFLSRHSHVQKEQELIQNCEQLALKLFELLEDEIIIEGIKYKLNASIVSSIIDGTHASLEVLYELLNMAVRQVKNEGGNRHVILDNRAHHYLERRSRIKARLPHAISNDELYLVLQPQLDVNKRYCSCEALIRWQSKELDFIPPNEFIEIAEETGDIFEIGQWILQHVAKLIAFHKPKGKVAINISAKQLARADFEHQVLSAFRDQNAPLDKVVLEVTESTLVQDLDIIRAKLERLTALGIEFSIDDFGTGYSSLSYLQNLAIHEIKIDKSFVDEIHDTHNNVPIVDSIIQLAAGLGSRVVAEGVENINQFQYLADRHCELIQGYLFSKPLSIEEWLSFMRRHQ, from the coding sequence ATGGAAAAGCTACAAAAACTTAGCCAACTATCAGCCCAAATGGCGGTGAGTTCGTCCCTTGAATGTATGCTCGTTCAAGCGTCTGATTTACTGCGTGTCCACTATAACGTTGATGGAATTTCACTTTGGGATTTTAAGTCGCTGGAACGTCATTTTCTCTGCACATTTTACACAGGCTCTCAGCCTTCAAATTTAGGTAAATCCATTCCTGAATCCAAAATTCCAGCCTCGTTACTTGACCCAGGACGATTCGCGCTGTTTACAACAAAACACCACATGAATGCGGAAGAAACCGCTTTTTTAGAGCAGTATCGCCGACATGAAGGGACTGTTGCTGATTATTTACTTACTCCGATTGCCCCCGGAGAAGCCATCGAAGGCTTTTTGTCTATTCGAACCACCTGTCTGATCCGTGATTGGAACGAAGATGATTTAGATACCTTGCTGGTGGTCATTTCACAAATTAAAGAACGCTTTCTGAGAGATAAATACGACCGATTGCTCAAAGATTTGCAAAGAGAAAAGTCACTGCTGGACGAAATTCAAGATATTGCCAAAGTCGGCGGTTGGGAGTACGACCTTACAACACAAAATATGTATTGGTCGAAAGAAACATACCGAATATATGGCTATCCTATCGGCGAGAAAATCGATGCACAAGTCGGTATACAACATTACGAAGGGGAAGATAAAGCACAGATCATCTATGATTTTGAACAACTTTTGCAGTCACAAACCCCCTATGAACGCGAGTTACGATTTAAAGACGTAGAAGGCAAATTAAAATGGGTCCGAACAACTGGACGCGTACGCTTTAAACATGGCAAACCGACGCACGCCTACGGTGCGTTTGAAGACATCACTCATGAGAAAATGCTCATTAATAAAGAGCATGACGCACACGAATATCTCGCGACGATTATCAACAACCTAAACGATGTCATCGTGACTGTATCCGAAAAAGGCATCATTTTAACGGTAAACGCTCGAGTAGAAGAAGTCTTTGGCTATACATCTGCCGAATTGATCGGTCAAAATATATCGTGTTTAATGCCAAGCCCTTATGGCGATGTACATCATCAATATATTGAAAACTATCTCAAAACAGGTAACGCAAAAATATTGGGTGTGGGTCGAGAATTACCAGCAATGAAAAAGAGTCAGGCGATATTCCCAATTGAATTGTCGTTGACGGAAGTACTTCAGGATAATGAACGTCTTTTTATTGGAATTATCAAAGACATTACAGAACGTAAAAATGCAGAAGACAAGATCTACAAATTGGCCTATTTCAATCCGCTGACCAATTTACCGAACGCGTTCTCATTTGAAGATCATGTCACACGTCATATTGAAAAAGTTCGCTTAGTGAACGGAAAACTATTGCTGGTTAAACTCGATATCGATAATTTTGGCAAAATAAATCTATCACATGGTCGAAAAGCAGGCGATTATGCCATTTCAATGTTAGCAGACCGTATTCGTACCACGGCCGATGCCAATTTCGAATTGTTCCATTACCGAGGCGACATATTCTATTTCTTAAGTCGCCATTCTCATGTCCAAAAAGAACAAGAGCTCATTCAAAATTGTGAGCAACTCGCGTTGAAATTATTTGAGTTGCTGGAAGATGAAATTATCATCGAGGGAATAAAATACAAGCTTAATGCAAGCATTGTTAGTTCAATTATCGATGGTACACACGCGTCACTCGAAGTCTTATATGAACTGTTGAATATGGCCGTCAGGCAGGTCAAAAACGAGGGTGGCAATCGTCATGTTATTTTAGATAATCGCGCTCATCACTACCTTGAACGCCGTTCAAGAATTAAAGCCCGTTTACCTCATGCCATTTCCAACGATGAATTGTATTTGGTCCTACAACCTCAACTAGACGTCAATAAACGCTATTGTTCTTGCGAAGCCCTCATCCGTTGGCAATCAAAAGAACTTGATTTTATTCCCCCCAATGAATTCATTGAAATCGCAGAGGAAACCGGGGATATTTTTGAAATTGGGCAATGGATCTTACAACACGTTGCGAAACTAATCGCATTCCATAAACCCAAAGGCAAAGTAGCCATTAACATAAGCGCAAAACAACTCGCTCGTGCAGATTTTGAGCATCAAGTTCTCAGTGCATTTCGAGACCAAAACGCCCCTCTTGATAAAGTCGTACTTGAAGTAACGGAGTCTACATTAGTCCAAGATTTAGACATAATTAGAGCAAAACTCGAGCGCCTAACTGCACTGGGGATTGAATTTTCGATTGATGATTTTGGTACCGGCTATTCAAGCCTAAGCTATCTTCAGAACTTGGCTATCCACGAAATTAAAATTGATAAATCGTTCGTCGATGAAATTCATGATACGCACAATAATGTGCCGATTGTGGATTCCATCATTCAGTTGGCTGCAGGTCTAGGTTCAAGAGTGGTTGCGGAAGGTGTCGAGAATATCAATCAGTTTCAATATCTTGCAGATAGACACTGCGAACTAATTCAAGGTTATCTGTTTTCGAAACCATTGAGTATCGAGGAATGGCTGAGCTTTATGAGGCGTCATCAATAG
- a CDS encoding two-component system response regulator has product MQESKLKLLVVDDDDVDRERIRRMLNAANVDVEIEEAIDAKESISILNDCEYDCIIVDYRLGETDGLSLLNSIRTTLAKQCAVIMVTGLGDEQVAAEAMRLGASDYLVKNELKTPQLLGAILGAVHKADLKKQLHALAHYDALTGLVNRPLLIDRIDQAISLSTRADTLSALAFIDLDNFKPVNDKFGHQAGDAVLVEIANRLKAGLRQYDTVSRIGGDEFVILLTGLENLSECELLLERIRIVVNAPIAIDRANFTRVSASIGVALIKHCELNADTMLRRADQSMYLAKKSGKNRVIFFDPDEESKFQERRRLLERVEQGLENNEFELYYQPKVNLLENKLIGLEALIRWRHPEQGLKAPSYFVEALEHATLGISIGEWVLKTVIEQLSQWNKRGLNITVSINISVVHLQDEGFVEQLEACIKETPDVQANQIEIEILESSSIKNMDTVIGILQTCRAIGVKIALDDFGTGYASLSYLKKLPLDTLKIDKSFIINMLDDAGNQVIVESIIALSKAFGYELIAEGIETADHVSMYTDMGGTCGQGFVIAHPMPSHDVLKWVQDYTKLAG; this is encoded by the coding sequence ATGCAGGAATCTAAGCTCAAGCTACTTGTAGTCGATGATGACGACGTTGATAGAGAACGTATTCGGCGAATGTTGAATGCGGCAAATGTTGACGTGGAAATTGAAGAAGCGATAGATGCTAAAGAGTCAATTTCTATTCTTAATGATTGTGAGTATGACTGCATTATCGTTGACTATCGCTTGGGCGAAACCGATGGGCTGAGTCTACTTAACAGCATTCGAACGACCTTAGCCAAGCAATGTGCGGTCATTATGGTAACAGGCCTTGGTGATGAACAAGTTGCTGCAGAAGCCATGCGTCTCGGTGCCAGTGACTATTTAGTTAAGAATGAGCTAAAAACGCCTCAATTGTTGGGGGCGATTTTAGGGGCCGTGCACAAAGCAGACCTTAAAAAGCAACTGCATGCGTTGGCGCATTATGATGCACTTACGGGACTCGTAAATCGACCTTTGCTAATCGACCGCATTGACCAAGCTATATCTCTATCCACTCGTGCTGATACGCTGTCTGCTCTCGCGTTTATTGATTTAGACAACTTTAAACCTGTAAATGACAAATTTGGCCATCAAGCTGGGGATGCCGTCTTGGTTGAAATCGCCAATCGATTAAAAGCAGGGCTTAGACAATACGATACGGTTTCACGAATTGGTGGGGATGAATTTGTTATTCTATTGACTGGGCTAGAAAATCTGAGTGAGTGTGAACTGTTGCTAGAGCGTATCCGTATCGTGGTTAATGCTCCTATTGCCATCGATCGTGCTAATTTTACTCGAGTGTCAGCGAGTATTGGGGTTGCGTTAATAAAGCATTGTGAGCTAAACGCAGATACCATGCTTCGACGTGCTGACCAAAGTATGTATCTTGCGAAAAAATCCGGCAAAAACAGGGTGATATTTTTCGACCCAGACGAAGAGAGTAAATTCCAAGAACGCAGACGATTACTGGAACGCGTTGAACAAGGCCTTGAAAACAATGAGTTCGAATTGTACTACCAACCAAAAGTAAATTTGTTGGAAAACAAATTGATAGGTCTTGAGGCGTTAATCCGTTGGCGACACCCAGAACAAGGGCTTAAGGCGCCATCGTATTTTGTCGAAGCGCTTGAACACGCGACACTCGGGATTAGTATTGGTGAATGGGTATTAAAAACGGTCATTGAACAGTTGAGTCAATGGAATAAGCGCGGATTGAATATCACTGTCAGTATTAATATTTCAGTGGTGCATTTGCAAGATGAAGGGTTTGTCGAGCAACTCGAAGCATGCATTAAAGAGACCCCCGATGTGCAAGCGAACCAAATTGAGATAGAAATACTCGAATCATCGTCCATCAAAAATATGGACACAGTCATTGGTATTCTGCAAACTTGCCGTGCTATTGGCGTAAAGATAGCGCTAGATGATTTTGGTACGGGATACGCGTCATTAAGTTACTTGAAAAAGCTGCCGCTTGACACGTTGAAAATTGATAAAAGCTTTATTATCAATATGCTTGATGACGCAGGAAACCAAGTAATCGTTGAGAGTATCATTGCGCTAAGTAAGGCTTTTGGTTATGAGTTGATTGCTGAAGGTATTGAAACCGCAGATCATGTAAGTATGTATACTGATATGGGGGGAACGTGTGGGCAAGGCTTTGTTATCGCACATCCAATGCCAAGTCATGATGTCTTGAAATGGGTGCAAGACTACACCAAGTTGGCAGGGTGA
- a CDS encoding response regulator, with amino-acid sequence MISKLNVLLVEDDDVSAEAVIRSLRKVDVDLCITVADNGKIALDILNNTHPTLFLEHPFLVLLDLNMPVMNGFEFLDAVRTDPKLKDIVVFILTTSDDDRDKSKAYHQNVAGYMVKSSVGPQFARLSTLLEAYKDAIDLNCR; translated from the coding sequence ATGATCTCAAAGCTTAATGTTTTATTAGTCGAAGATGACGATGTATCCGCAGAAGCGGTAATTCGAAGTCTACGAAAGGTCGACGTTGATCTCTGTATTACCGTTGCGGACAACGGTAAAATTGCCTTGGACATTTTAAACAACACCCACCCAACTCTCTTTTTGGAACACCCTTTTTTAGTTTTACTAGACCTAAATATGCCTGTAATGAATGGTTTTGAATTTTTAGATGCGGTGCGAACAGATCCTAAATTGAAAGACATTGTGGTGTTTATTTTAACGACGTCGGATGACGATAGAGATAAGTCGAAGGCGTATCATCAAAATGTCGCGGGTTACATGGTTAAGTCATCGGTAGGTCCGCAGTTTGCGAGACTGAGTACGCTTCTCGAAGCTTACAAGGACGCAATAGATTTAAACTGCCGATAG
- a CDS encoding sensor histidine kinase, which yields MHFEKGTISSASFLQLLESIPVATLLVNRNGEIRFANSEAESLLGYEPKTLIDNSIETVIPERFLTKHRHYVSSYFDTPAKRKMGFGQTLYATRKDGKEIPVEIGLNPFDLEGNDSVIVSLVDLSVRQEATRILINSVALAPYGVLLIGQNGNILHVNEALCKSFGYIESELIGMSVESLLPERYRPHHKSLRASYSQTPIMRTMGEGRDLTALHKDGREFPVEIGLSPIDVGPEDRIILVSLTDITKRTRLEMALKETNKNLEEFTYVASHDLRSPLRGISDLLTWIQEDIDLDANPEVAKNLNRIAIRIDKMEQLIANLLTYARAGRASTTLEEVNIRHLIEEVIDFIDVPTSFDIECIAESVTLSLILTPLETILRNLLSNAIKHHDKESGRIQVSCELEGNFCIFKVKDDGPGIPASAMKRIFNLFQTATASERGGTGIGLSVSRRLAEVHGANLSVTSNQPDEGVTFELRWPRFVRKDTHDLKA from the coding sequence ATGCATTTTGAAAAAGGAACAATTTCATCCGCGTCGTTTTTGCAGCTTTTAGAGTCGATACCGGTTGCTACGTTGCTGGTCAATCGCAATGGAGAAATTCGCTTTGCAAATTCTGAAGCTGAGAGCTTATTAGGTTATGAGCCAAAAACGCTTATTGATAATTCAATAGAAACGGTCATTCCTGAACGTTTCCTCACGAAACACCGTCACTATGTGAGTTCTTATTTTGACACGCCAGCCAAACGTAAAATGGGGTTCGGGCAGACCCTGTATGCTACACGCAAAGATGGCAAGGAAATTCCTGTCGAGATAGGGTTAAACCCTTTTGATTTGGAAGGTAATGATAGTGTTATCGTCAGCTTAGTCGACTTGTCTGTTCGTCAAGAAGCAACCCGTATTCTTATCAATTCAGTGGCACTTGCGCCCTACGGTGTTTTGCTGATAGGTCAAAATGGTAATATCCTGCATGTTAATGAAGCCCTATGTAAAAGCTTTGGTTATATAGAATCGGAGCTGATAGGGATGTCTGTCGAATCTCTGCTGCCCGAACGATATAGGCCGCATCATAAAAGCCTTCGAGCTTCCTATTCGCAAACGCCCATTATGCGCACGATGGGTGAAGGTCGAGACCTTACCGCACTGCACAAAGATGGCCGAGAGTTCCCTGTAGAAATAGGCTTAAGTCCTATAGATGTAGGGCCTGAGGACCGTATTATTTTGGTTTCTTTAACGGACATCACAAAGCGCACTCGATTAGAAATGGCACTTAAAGAAACCAATAAAAATCTAGAAGAGTTTACCTATGTGGCCTCGCATGATTTACGTTCACCGCTGCGCGGCATTAGCGATTTGCTGACTTGGATCCAAGAAGACATCGATCTGGATGCGAACCCAGAAGTCGCAAAAAACCTGAATCGAATTGCTATTCGCATCGACAAAATGGAACAGCTGATTGCGAATTTGCTTACGTATGCGAGGGCGGGACGCGCATCGACCACGTTGGAAGAGGTTAATATACGCCATCTGATTGAAGAAGTAATCGATTTCATTGATGTGCCAACGTCCTTTGACATTGAATGTATCGCAGAATCCGTGACGTTAAGTCTAATTTTAACACCACTAGAAACTATCCTTCGTAATCTATTAAGTAACGCTATAAAACACCACGACAAAGAGAGTGGTCGCATCCAAGTTAGTTGTGAATTAGAAGGCAACTTCTGTATTTTCAAAGTCAAAGATGACGGACCTGGTATTCCCGCGTCTGCAATGAAACGTATTTTTAATTTATTTCAAACTGCAACAGCGTCAGAAAGAGGTGGCACAGGGATAGGTCTGTCGGTTAGTCGGCGTTTAGCCGAAGTTCATGGCGCAAACCTTTCCGTCACCTCTAACCAACCAGATGAAGGGGTGACGTTTGAACTGCGCTGGCCACGTTTTGTAAGGAAAGACACGCATGATCTCAAAGCTTAA
- a CDS encoding DUF2235 domain-containing protein encodes MKRLILCMDGTWNKPAQYDRGKRKPSNVVKMARGILPCSEEGVHQVVFYSEGVGTRWGLDKVLGGVLGIGLSTNVRRAYRFLVHNYQPGDEIYCFGFSRGAYTVRSVVGLIYQIGLLPKSHAFYLPEAYDLYRERAPFSEIQAFREKHQTRSVPIRFVGVWDTVGALGIPVKINALNRRYQFHNVSLTPNIEHAYQALAIDERRGLFKPAIWRLPLGSSQKLDQQWFAGSHSNVGGGYEKDGLANISLHWLKDNAANLGLAFDDEFLSFYKPCSLGEYRDPMRWYMRASTAMRDIAAAKQSNESIHPSVFERMAALPSYRPTNLKHLFETPTIDLSSGQTLLKD; translated from the coding sequence ATGAAACGACTCATTCTCTGCATGGATGGTACTTGGAACAAACCCGCCCAGTACGACCGAGGAAAACGTAAACCATCCAATGTGGTTAAAATGGCCAGAGGCATTTTGCCATGCTCAGAAGAGGGGGTGCATCAGGTTGTGTTTTACAGTGAGGGCGTTGGTACACGTTGGGGATTAGATAAAGTACTCGGTGGCGTTTTAGGTATTGGTTTATCCACGAACGTACGCCGTGCGTATCGATTTTTGGTTCATAACTATCAACCTGGTGACGAAATCTATTGTTTTGGATTCAGTCGCGGTGCTTATACTGTAAGAAGTGTTGTCGGCCTTATTTATCAGATAGGCCTCCTACCAAAAAGCCACGCGTTTTATCTGCCAGAAGCTTATGATTTGTATCGAGAACGAGCACCATTTTCTGAGATTCAAGCTTTTCGAGAGAAGCATCAGACGCGATCGGTTCCCATTCGATTTGTCGGGGTGTGGGACACCGTTGGTGCACTTGGCATTCCAGTTAAAATAAACGCGTTGAATCGTCGCTATCAATTTCACAATGTGAGTCTCACACCAAACATCGAGCATGCTTATCAGGCACTGGCTATCGATGAGAGACGCGGGTTATTTAAACCTGCGATATGGCGATTACCACTAGGTTCTTCGCAAAAGCTCGATCAACAGTGGTTTGCGGGCAGTCACAGTAATGTCGGTGGCGGTTACGAGAAGGACGGATTGGCGAATATTTCATTGCATTGGTTAAAAGACAATGCGGCTAATTTGGGGCTTGCGTTCGATGATGAATTTTTAAGCTTCTATAAACCATGTAGTTTGGGAGAGTATCGAGATCCCATGCGCTGGTATATGCGAGCTTCGACCGCTATGAGAGATATCGCAGCAGCGAAACAAAGCAATGAATCTATCCATCCAAGTGTTTTTGAGCGAATGGCCGCACTACCAAGCTATCGACCTACCAATTTAAAACATCTATTTGAAACACCTACAATCGACTTGTCGAGTGGCCAAACACTTTTGAAGGATTAG
- the zapE gene encoding cell division protein ZapE, with translation MLQAYQQLIQHEKLSIDPAQQHAVDALQALSEDYGETNCKGLYLYGPVGRGKTMLMDLFFEHLKEPKKQRIHFHHFMADVHRALNQVQGVTDPLTAIARTWSEKAKVLCFDEFFVSDIGDAMLMANLFKGLFAEGVVLVATSNQHPSQLYSGGLQRDRFLPTIELLLAHCNVINVAGDLDHRFAHGVHFEYYFVQNNDAFDAVFSALGGRYECRTLSILNRSVEQLGSGENALCFDFLALCSSPRATADYIELATRLDVLFIKNTPQMGISDDVTYTAQGTEEGYIRPTEHIRSAKLDDEARRFIALVDEFYEQKKRLVISADVDLQNLYVGERLAFAFERTKSRLVEMQNWSLA, from the coding sequence ATGTTGCAAGCCTATCAACAGTTAATTCAACACGAGAAACTCTCTATCGACCCTGCACAACAACACGCCGTCGACGCACTTCAAGCTTTGAGCGAAGATTATGGTGAGACGAATTGCAAGGGGCTCTACTTATACGGCCCCGTGGGTCGAGGTAAAACGATGTTAATGGATCTCTTTTTCGAACACCTAAAGGAGCCCAAGAAACAACGCATACACTTTCATCATTTTATGGCGGATGTTCACCGAGCGCTGAATCAAGTTCAAGGCGTAACGGATCCCTTGACCGCCATAGCACGAACTTGGTCAGAAAAAGCAAAGGTTCTTTGTTTCGATGAGTTTTTTGTCAGCGACATTGGCGACGCAATGCTGATGGCAAACCTGTTTAAAGGCTTATTCGCAGAAGGTGTGGTGTTGGTAGCGACCTCAAACCAACATCCGTCGCAACTCTATTCAGGTGGATTACAGCGCGATAGATTTTTACCAACGATAGAACTCCTGCTCGCTCATTGCAACGTCATTAACGTAGCAGGCGACTTGGACCATCGCTTTGCGCATGGTGTACACTTTGAATATTATTTTGTCCAAAATAACGACGCGTTTGATGCTGTGTTTAGCGCGCTTGGTGGTCGTTATGAATGCCGTACTCTTTCTATTTTGAATCGTTCCGTTGAGCAATTAGGTTCCGGTGAAAACGCCCTATGTTTTGACTTCCTGGCGCTGTGTTCTTCTCCTCGCGCGACAGCAGATTACATTGAACTTGCAACTCGCCTCGATGTGCTTTTTATCAAAAATACACCGCAAATGGGCATAAGTGATGACGTTACTTATACAGCTCAAGGTACTGAAGAAGGTTATATTCGCCCCACGGAACACATTCGAAGTGCAAAACTTGATGATGAAGCGAGACGATTTATCGCGCTTGTCGATGAATTTTATGAACAGAAAAAACGGCTTGTCATTAGTGCAGACGTTGACCTGCAAAATCTGTACGTTGGTGAACGCTTGGCATTTGCTTTCGAACGCACCAAAAGTCGACTAGTAGAAATGCAAAATTGGTCACTCGCTTGA
- a CDS encoding GGDEF domain-containing protein: protein MEFHPVAQTLLTFITLIAGVSAIGWSIMAYPLKIAPKASLFFASANYLILFGLLLNLGRSHSPSYLHWFLADQCVLLGFVFMHQGMTRLFKLKNNSRFGLYAWFSFALLMLTQDPSSSSLVVQEVLFSLSAAINVFLLTQAIYQGMNKSFSRLAAVGMSIPSTCILLVFVTRILLLAVVPEQTTAFYTLNTAEAVPILWAHTVLNLLLNITMFSCALARLISKIRRMSERDQLTDLYNRRAIRHKLDACHEQWSQERKVYSLILFDIDRFKSINDNFGHHVGDDALVFVASLLRKNVPLDAMVSRYGGEEFLVLLPNYDAQACVDVANQLRAALPSEKLHPDTHALEITASFGCATIAENVSVDQLIVLADHAMYGVKAAGRNGVAMAKQPVPA from the coding sequence ATGGAATTTCACCCAGTTGCACAAACGCTGTTGACGTTTATTACCTTAATTGCCGGTGTGAGTGCGATTGGCTGGAGTATCATGGCTTATCCACTAAAAATAGCACCAAAAGCCAGCTTATTTTTCGCGAGTGCAAATTATTTAATACTCTTTGGGTTGCTGCTTAACTTAGGGCGCTCACATTCACCGAGTTATTTACATTGGTTTTTAGCGGACCAGTGTGTATTACTGGGTTTCGTGTTTATGCACCAAGGGATGACGCGGTTATTTAAACTTAAAAACAACTCACGTTTTGGCTTATATGCGTGGTTTTCCTTTGCGTTACTGATGTTAACACAAGACCCGTCATCAAGCAGTTTAGTGGTTCAAGAAGTGCTATTTTCTTTATCTGCGGCCATTAACGTGTTCTTACTCACTCAAGCCATTTATCAGGGCATGAACAAATCGTTTAGCCGACTAGCGGCTGTTGGTATGTCCATACCATCAACGTGTATTTTGCTGGTATTTGTCACACGTATCCTCCTTCTTGCCGTTGTTCCAGAACAAACCACGGCGTTTTATACGCTCAATACGGCTGAAGCAGTCCCGATTCTTTGGGCGCATACTGTCCTTAACTTACTTTTAAATATCACGATGTTTTCATGCGCATTGGCACGCCTAATCAGCAAAATTAGACGAATGAGCGAACGTGACCAACTTACAGATTTATATAACCGAAGAGCGATTCGTCACAAATTAGACGCGTGCCATGAGCAATGGTCGCAAGAGCGAAAAGTTTATAGTTTAATTTTATTTGATATCGACCGCTTTAAGTCGATAAACGACAACTTCGGTCACCATGTCGGAGATGATGCGCTGGTGTTTGTGGCGTCACTGTTACGCAAAAATGTGCCACTGGATGCAATGGTGAGTCGATATGGTGGTGAAGAATTTTTGGTGCTACTCCCCAACTATGATGCTCAGGCGTGTGTTGATGTTGCGAATCAATTGCGAGCTGCGTTACCGAGTGAAAAGTTGCATCCGGACACACATGCACTTGAAATAACGGCGAGCTTTGGCTGTGCAACGATAGCCGAAAATGTTTCAGTAGATCAACTCATCGTGCTCGCAGATCATGCGATGTACGGTGTAAAGGCCGCTGGACGAAATGGCGTCGCAATGGCTAAACAACCAGTGCCAGCTTAG
- a CDS encoding ATP-binding protein has translation MLWFAGLAMVIASLASYFFTRFLTKPVKQLTERAEQLANRDFETKLPVNSNDELGELSHSLNRVSDKLARYEMQQKQWLQDIAHELRTPLTIIRGEMEALVDGVIPANRENLTLLQLEILRLNRLIDDLHELAITDNLELSMQTQPIQLDSLIATLCKRCEGLLQKRGLTLSMRLDSGCVWGDEARLSQVFTNLLKNCAHYTELEGNIWLELRRKGNNVQLLIEDSGPGVSDEQLDKLFQRLYRTDQSRNSQTGGAGLGLAICENIIAAHHGHIQAMHGAKGGLIILVTLPLYSMEQTT, from the coding sequence ATGCTCTGGTTTGCCGGACTTGCGATGGTCATCGCAAGCCTTGCTAGTTATTTTTTTACACGTTTTCTCACGAAACCAGTAAAACAACTGACGGAGCGAGCTGAACAATTGGCAAACCGAGATTTTGAAACCAAACTGCCTGTTAACTCGAATGATGAACTGGGTGAACTTAGCCATAGTCTTAACCGAGTGTCCGACAAACTTGCGCGTTATGAAATGCAGCAAAAACAATGGTTACAAGACATAGCACATGAGCTCAGAACCCCTCTAACCATTATTCGAGGGGAAATGGAAGCGCTTGTTGATGGTGTGATCCCAGCAAACCGTGAAAATTTGACGCTCCTGCAGTTAGAAATCCTGAGACTCAATAGACTGATTGACGACTTACATGAACTGGCGATCACTGATAATTTAGAGCTCTCGATGCAAACTCAACCGATACAGTTAGATTCACTCATAGCAACGTTGTGCAAACGATGTGAAGGATTACTGCAAAAGCGTGGACTAACACTCAGCATGAGGCTTGACTCAGGGTGTGTTTGGGGTGACGAAGCGCGTTTATCTCAAGTGTTTACCAATTTACTTAAAAATTGCGCTCACTATACTGAACTGGAGGGCAACATCTGGCTTGAGTTACGCCGAAAAGGTAACAACGTACAGCTTCTCATCGAAGATTCAGGTCCTGGTGTCAGTGACGAACAACTCGACAAGCTGTTTCAACGTCTTTATCGCACAGATCAATCGCGCAATAGTCAAACCGGTGGCGCTGGTTTAGGTCTCGCCATCTGCGAGAATATTATCGCAGCTCACCACGGCCACATCCAAGCTATGCATGGGGCTAAAGGCGGTTTGATCATTCTGGTTACTTTGCCGCTTTATTCGATGGAACAAACAACATGA